The sequence AAGCCGACCCCGCGTGGCTGGACCTGTACGGGCTCGCCGCCGAATTCCCGCGTACGAAGGCCGTCGTGGGCAAACGCCCCAGGCCCCGGCAACTGCGGGGCTCGGCAGTCCCCACGCTGGTACTGCTGGCCCAGGACAGCAGGGCACATGACATTCGGCGCGTCGAGGCGGCGGCGCGGCTCCACCTGCCACACGTCCAGACCGCAGTACTCCCAGGTGTCTCGCACCACGGCATCCCGTTCACCCGGGCCACAGCACTCAACAGCATGGTCCTGGACTTCCTCGGCAAACCGTGAACCGGACGGGGAGACGAATCCGGACTGGATCCTCAACGCTCAGCCGATGGACACGTACAACAGCGAAACCGGTGTCGCCGTGGGACTGCGGAACGAAGGGTCGCCCCGAAACATCGCATCCACCCGCATCCGATACGCCCAGGGGGCTCGGGTCGTGCCCGCGGCGGACGCGATCGATCTCACCAACCCGAACGGGGTCTACCTCATCGCACTGCGGCACCCCTGACCGGAACGGTACATCCGCCCGCCCCGGACGTTCCCGCGTGCCACCTCGCGCACAACTGCCGTCCGGACAAGCCCCTTTGGCCGGAGGCGGCACACACCATCAGCGGCCTCGAACACTGTCAGTACAGGCTCTGTCGGTGTTCCATCGGTTGCCGTGCGGCGTGCGCATCGTCATAGTCTGGCCGAATGCCCTTCGCAATCATTTTCCAGCGATTACGGCTGTGGCCGATCGCTCTTCTGGCGGCGTCGTGCACCGGCATCGCCTCAATGTCACCTCACGTACACGCCGCAGCAGCTCCAACAAAATGCGTGAACGGAAAAAGGGACTCGAAGTCGTACTCGTCCGTCGATGACCGGGAGATCAGGTGGACCGAGGCTTCGAAGTACGACAAGGCGCGCACGTGGGCGCAGTCCCGCTGGTACACCTCGAACTATCGTCTGAACAAGGTGAAAGTCGCACCAGATGACGCCCTGACCAGCAACGACCTGCACTGGAAGGACAAGAAGAAGGCCGACGGCGCACTCGCGACATGGGAACGCCACGGCAATATGGGCGCGACGGACTACATTTATCTCAACAAGCAATATCTGGACGGCCGTGGAGACTGGGCCTCCGACTACTGGCGAAAGGCAGCAGCCGCACACGAGTTCGGTCACGCACTCGGTTTCTGCCACAAGGGCCAGGACATGAAATCACTCATGACTCCGAACATGAGTGAGGTGGCGAGCAATCAGCCAACCGATCATGACCGCAACGCCTACCACAGACTCTGGGGATGAGATGCGAATCAGTCGGGGAATCGCCGTGATGGCATCGGCCGCCGCCGTCATGACCGCAACGGGGTACGGCGCGTACCTCGGCCTGGCAGGCTCCGAAGGCTCTGCCAGGGCCGGCCGGTCGGAGTCACTGCGGGTCCCCGACCTTTCCAGGGACGAGTACGTGGCACACGCCGCTCAACTCCTCTTCCACGGCACGGTCATCAGCAGGACCGGCCAGCAGCTCACCGATGACAACGGCGACATGGAACAGCAATGGCTCGTCGAAGTCGAACGGTCGTTCAAAGGCAACGTCGGCGGAAAAATCGAAGTCAACACCAACGCCTTTCTGGAGTCCGGCAAGGAGCTTCCGGACCCGGGAGTTCCGGCAATGAGGGTCGGCGGCCAGTACGTCTTCGCGGGCGTATGGAACGACGCGGACGGCCGGCTCGAGGTCTACGGCGGCACGGCGGGCATCCACGCCTCAAGAGGACTGGAAAAGCCTGACCCGGGGCCGCGCCTTCGAGGCCCGCAGGAGGGCGACACAGTCGAACAGCGCTGGGCATACGCCGTGGCCCACGCCGGCCCGGCCCCGCACACCTCGTCCGATTCCGACACCTGACCTCGCTGCGAGATCCCATCCCGCGTCGCCCGTGCGAGCGGACCGGCGACGTCCCTGCCGCAGGGCGCCGCTCTGCGCACGCCCGCCCATGAGGCAGCCACGGCCGGTTACCCGGCCGCCGATGCCCGCGGTCCGAATGTTCCCGATGTTTCGGGCGAGGTCCCTCTCCGGTGCCGGCCCTCCGGCCCTACTCCTCGCGAAGATCTCCAAAGACGCGCGGCACCCACTGGTCGAGCTGGGCCCGAAGACCGCCGCCGACGTGACGCCGAACGCCGGCAGCGGTCCGGCGTCGTCACAGCCGTCGAGGTAGTCGACATCAGCCCGGCCGCCAGCCATCGCGCAACCCGCTCAGCGATTACCGCGGCTGCCCGGTCAAGGTCGATGACGTACTCCATGAGCGGATCGCCCCCACTCCGACGCACTGTTCCACCGAGGCCGGGCAGTCGGCCCCCACTCCCCCGCGTCGCCGGACTGGGGCCGCCACGCCACCACGACGCCCCCGGGACGTACGGGACGACCCGTCCATGGTATGGACCTATTGACGCATTGGTCCAGACCTTCTACGTTGTGGGGCGTCCTGACCGAAGGCGGTACCCGGCCTCCGGACCGGCTCCGCCTCGCACATCAGCCTGCCATCGTCCGGTCACCCGCAGGCGCACGCGCACGGTTCATCTCACCCCTGTACCACCCCACCACCGCAGGGAGAACCATGTTCCACAGGCGCAGACCACTTTTCGGAAAGAGAGCATTTCCCGGGAGGGCAGCGGCACATCCGCCCGGCTCCGGCGGCGCACGACGGCTGCGGCGACGTGTCGCGGTCCTCGGCACCACCCTGCTGCTGCCGCTCGCGGGGCTCACCGCCCTCGCGGCACCCGCCCACGCGGCCGGTACCCTCACCGCGTCCTTCACCACGCAGGACAACGGCTCCTGGTGGAAAGGGACGTACATCGTCCGCAACACCGGAACGGCCACGGTCAACGGCTGGACCCTGGAGTTCAACCTGCCGGCCGGGGTGACCCTGTCCGGCAACTACAACGGCGACGTGACCGTCTCCGGCCGCCACGTGACCGTCAAGAACGCCTTCTACAACGCCAACGTCCCGGCAGGCAGCACCACCGAACCGTACAGCTACTGGTTCACGGCGAACGGCACCCCCGGCACCCCGACCGGCTGCACGATCAACGGCGACAAGTGCGACGGCAGCCCCGACGTCCCGCCGACCGCCCCCGGAGCGCCGAAGGCCACCGCGGTCACCGCACGCACGGTCGCACTGAGCTGGGCCGCCGCCCGCGACGGCGACCACCCCGTGGCCGGCTACGAGGTGCTCAGCGGCTCGGAGACCGTCGCGACGGCTACCGGCACCTCCGCGACCGTCACCGGCCTGACGCCGGCAACGGACCACACCTTCACCGTGCGGGCCAAGGACATCCGGGGCAACGTCGGACCGGCCAGTGCCCCGCTGTCGGTCAGGACGGTGGACCCGGCGACCGACCCGACGCCGCCGACAGCTCCTGGCTCCCTCCGCTCCACCGGCAGGACCGCATCCACCGTCGGCCTGGCGTGGGACAGGTCCACCGACAACGTCGCCGTGGCCGCCTACGACGTCTACCGCGGCGGCACGCTGGTCAAGTCCGTCGGCGCGGACACCCTGACCGCCACCGTGGAGGGTCTCTCCCCGGCCACCCCGTACACCTTCACCGTCAAGGCCCGGGACACCGCCGACAACTCGTCGCCCGGCTCCAACGCCCTGACCGTCACCACCGACGACGTGGCCGGCGCGGGCAAACAGCTCAAGGTCGGCTACTACGCTCAGTGGGGCATCTACGGACGCCAGTACTTCGTGAAGAACCTCGACACCTCCGGTGCCGCGGCCAAGCTGGACGTCATCAACTACTCGTTCGAGAACATCGACCCGAAGAACCTCACCTGCCAGGCGGGGGTGACCAAGGGGGTCTCCGGCAACCCGCAGGACCCGGACGAGGGCACCGGCGCCGGTGACGCGGACGCGGACTACGCCCGTCCCATGTCCTCCGCCCAGTCCGTGGACGGCGTCGCGGACGACGGCTGGGGCAAACTGCGCGGCAACTTCAACCAGTTGAAGAAGCTGAAGGCGAAGTACCCCAAGCTGAAGGTCGTCGTGTCCCTCGGCGGGTGGACGTACTCGAAGTTCTTCTCGGACGCCGCCGCCACGCAACAGTCCCGGGAGAAGTTCGTCAAGTCCTGCATCGACGTATGGATCAAGGGTGACCTGCCCGTCTACAACGGCGCGGGCGGGCCGGGCACCGGAGCCGGCATCTTCGACGGCATCGACATCGACTGGGAGTGGCCGGGCTCCGAGGGCCACCCGGGCAACCACTACGGCCCGCAGGACAAGGGCAACCTGACCGCGCTGCTCGCGGAGTTCCGCAAGCAGCTCGACGCACTCGGCGGCGAGCACAAGCTGCTCACCGCGTTCACCCCGGCCGACCCGGCGAAGATCGAGGCCGGCTGGGACCTCAGCCGCATCTTCGAGTCCCTCGACTACGCCAACGTGCAGGGGTACGACTTCCACGGCGCGGGCAGCGACAACTCCTGGGAGCCGAACCGCGTAGGCCACGCGTCCAACCTCTACACGGACGGCCAGGACCCGTACACGTTCCACTTCAGCGTCGAGAACGCCATCAACGCCTACCTCGGCGCCGGGGTCAACCCCCGCAAGCTGACCGTGGGCTTCCCCTTCTACGGGCGCGGCTGGCAGGGCGTCGCCGACGGCGGCGTCAACGGTGAGTGGCAGAGCGCGAGCGGAGCCGCACCCGGCCAGTTCGACACCGAGGCCGGCGTCAGGGGCTACAACAACCTGATCACCAGCTTCCCGAACATGACCGTCCGCCACGACGAGCAGTCGGTGTCGACGTACGGCTACACCGGGCCCAACGGCCAGTGGTGGTCCTTCGACGACGCCTGGTCGATCGCCAAGAAGACCGCCTGGGTCAAGTCCAAGGGGCTGCTGGGCGGCTTCGTCTGGGAGATGTCCGGCGACACCGCGAACGGACAGCTGATGACCGCGTTGGACAACGGGCTCACATAGTGGAGTGACGCCGCACGGCCCGGGTTCCGCCGGGCCGTGCACCGGGCCCGGGCGTGGCCGGCGGACCCCGCCCGGGTCGTTCGCCGCTCA is a genomic window of Streptomyces sp. NBC_01237 containing:
- a CDS encoding glycosyl hydrolase family 18 protein, producing MFHRRRPLFGKRAFPGRAAAHPPGSGGARRLRRRVAVLGTTLLLPLAGLTALAAPAHAAGTLTASFTTQDNGSWWKGTYIVRNTGTATVNGWTLEFNLPAGVTLSGNYNGDVTVSGRHVTVKNAFYNANVPAGSTTEPYSYWFTANGTPGTPTGCTINGDKCDGSPDVPPTAPGAPKATAVTARTVALSWAAARDGDHPVAGYEVLSGSETVATATGTSATVTGLTPATDHTFTVRAKDIRGNVGPASAPLSVRTVDPATDPTPPTAPGSLRSTGRTASTVGLAWDRSTDNVAVAAYDVYRGGTLVKSVGADTLTATVEGLSPATPYTFTVKARDTADNSSPGSNALTVTTDDVAGAGKQLKVGYYAQWGIYGRQYFVKNLDTSGAAAKLDVINYSFENIDPKNLTCQAGVTKGVSGNPQDPDEGTGAGDADADYARPMSSAQSVDGVADDGWGKLRGNFNQLKKLKAKYPKLKVVVSLGGWTYSKFFSDAAATQQSREKFVKSCIDVWIKGDLPVYNGAGGPGTGAGIFDGIDIDWEWPGSEGHPGNHYGPQDKGNLTALLAEFRKQLDALGGEHKLLTAFTPADPAKIEAGWDLSRIFESLDYANVQGYDFHGAGSDNSWEPNRVGHASNLYTDGQDPYTFHFSVENAINAYLGAGVNPRKLTVGFPFYGRGWQGVADGGVNGEWQSASGAAPGQFDTEAGVRGYNNLITSFPNMTVRHDEQSVSTYGYTGPNGQWWSFDDAWSIAKKTAWVKSKGLLGGFVWEMSGDTANGQLMTALDNGLT
- a CDS encoding matrixin family metalloprotease translates to MPFAIIFQRLRLWPIALLAASCTGIASMSPHVHAAAAPTKCVNGKRDSKSYSSVDDREIRWTEASKYDKARTWAQSRWYTSNYRLNKVKVAPDDALTSNDLHWKDKKKADGALATWERHGNMGATDYIYLNKQYLDGRGDWASDYWRKAAAAHEFGHALGFCHKGQDMKSLMTPNMSEVASNQPTDHDRNAYHRLWG